The genomic stretch GAAAGCACCTGGAGAAGCCGGTGCACATCTCCGTGGACCCCAAGGCGGTCCGCCAGGCCATCAACACCCCGCACAAGTTCAACACCCTGATCCAGATCAAGGTGGAGGGCGGTGACCGCCAGGTGCTCCTGAAGGACTACCAGATGGAGCCCGTCACCCGCGCCATCCTGCACGCCGACTTCCTGGACGTGCGCGCCAACGAGCAGGTGAAGGTCAACGTGCCGCTGGTGCTCTCCGGCCGCGCGCAGGGCGTGGCGGACGGTGGTCTGCTCACCCAGGCTCGCCGTGAGATCGAGGTCTGGTCGCTGCCCGGCGCCATCCCCGAGCGCATCGAGGTGGACGTGACGCCGATGAAGATCGCCGAGGTGCTCCACATCAACGATGTGAAGCTGCCCGAGGGCGTGTCGGTGAAGACGAACGTCAACTACACCCTGGCCGTCATCAGCGCGCCGGAGGCCGTGGAGGCGGGTCCGGCGGCGGCTGCCGCGGCGGCGGCTCCGGCCAAGGACGCGAAGGCGGCTCCGGCCAAGGACGCGAAGGCCCCGGCGAAGAAGTAGTCTGTCGCCTTCAGCGGTCCTTCTGGAGCGGGGCCGGCCCGGCAAGGGGCTGGCCCCGTTTCTCGTTTCGGGAGCCACGTCATGAAGCTCATCGTCGGGCTGGGCAATCCAGGGCGCGAGTACGAGCGGCACCGGCACAACATCGGGTTCATGGTGGTGGAGGCGCTGCTGTCACGGGCGCGCGCGCAGCTGAACCAGGAGAAGTTCGCGGCCAAGGTCGGCCAGGGCACCCTGGCGGGCGAGCGCGTCCTCTTCGTGGAGCCCCAGACGTTCATGAACCTGTCGGGCCGCTCCGTCGCGGAGGCGGCGCGCTTCTTCAAGGTGCCGGTGGCGGACGTGCTCGTCATCCATGACGAGCTGGACCTGCCCCTGGGCCGGCTGCAGCTCAAGGCCGGCGGTGGCAGCGGCGGCCACAACGGCCTCAAGAGCATCGTCGCCAGCCTGGGCGACGAGGGCTTCATCCGCCTGCGCTTCGGCATTGGCAAGCCGGAGGGCCCCAACGCCCGCGAGCGCGTGTCCGGCTACGTCCTGTCCAACTTCGACGACGGCGAGCGCCGGGAGCTGGAGACACTCACCGACCGGGCCATGGACATGACGGAGATCTGGATTCGCGAAGGGCTGTCGGTGGCCATGAACCGGTTCAACCGGAAGGCCTGAGGCGCCCCCCCACGGGCAGGCGGACAGGGCGCCCGGCCGCTTGACTTGGCGGGGGGGGCCCCATAGAAGGCCCGTTCCCTCATCGGGGATAACCCGGTGGGATGTTCTTTTTCAGCTTCCCGTGTTGGTACACGGGACGTAGCGCGAAGGTGACGGGCGCGCGGTTTCCCGTCCCCGGCGGTGGGCCTCTCAGGTCTGCTGGCCGTTTCCCCGCTCTCTGGATTCACCGGAGGGCACTCGACCCCAAGGGGAGAGAAAACAATGGCTGAGACGCAGGCCGCGACGCGGCTTCGTGAGTACGAGACCATCTTCCTGGTCAAGCCGGACCTGACGGACGACAACGTGGACAAGCTCAAGGAGCGCGTCCGCGGCATCGTTTCCCGTGAGGGTGGCAAGGTCATCCGCTTCACGGTGTGGGGCAAGAAGAAGACCCTGTTCCCCGTGGCGAAGCAGCCCCGCGCCATCTACGTGCACACCCACTTCCTGGGCGGCGCGAAGCTGGTGGCGGAAATCGAGCGCAACCTCCGCAACCTGGACGAGGTCACCCGCTACATCTCCGTGAAGCTCGCGGACGAGGTGGACCCCGAGACGCGTCCGGTGCTCGAGGACGTGAAGCTGGCCGGCGACGTGGAGGAGACCCGTCCGGGCGCTCCCGCGGAGCGCGAGGGTGGCTTCCGCTCCGAGGGTGCCGAGGAGCAGGGCGGCGACTCCGAGGAGGAGTCGTCCGAGGAGGCCTGAGGGCCTTCTGGGTCAATTCGCTAGAGACCATTCCAGGATACGAGAACGCTCATGAGCAACGGAACGGATAGCAAGACGGCCTCTGCCCCCGCCGCCCGCAGCGGTGGTGGCTTCGGCGGTGGTGGTTCGCGCGGTGGTGACCGGGGTGACCGGGGTGACCGCGGTGGTGATCGCGGCGACCGCGGCGGCGGGCTGGGCGGCGACGACGACAAGCGCGGTGGTGGCCGCGGCTTCGGCCGCAAGAAGGTCTGCCGCTTCTGCGCGGAGAAGAACGCGTCGGTGGACTTCAAGGACCAGGCGACGCTGAAGTACTTCGTGACCGAGCGCGGCAAGATCATCCCCCGCCGCATCTCCGGCAACTGCGCCAAGCACCAGCGCGAGGTGGCGGTGGCCATCAAGCGCGCCCGTGGCATCGCGCTCCTCCCCTACAACGCGGTGGTCGGCTAGTCCGCCGGTCCGCACAGGAGACTGAACATGAAGGTCATTCTGCGTGAGGACATCGAGAACCTGGGCAAGTCCGGGGAACTCGTCACCGTGAAGGACGGCTTCGGCCGTAACTTCCTCCTGCCCCGCAAGAAGGCGGTTCTCGCCAGCGAGCAGAACCTGCGCCAGCTGGAGCACGAGAAGTCGGTCATCGCCGCTCGGAACGCCAAGCTGAAGGGCGCGGCCGAGGAGCAGGCGAAGAAGATCGGCGCCATCAAGGTCAGCATCAAGCGCCGCGTGGGCGATCAGGACAAGCTGTTCGGCTCCGTCACGGCGCTGGACATCGCGGAGGCGGTTGCCGCCGAGGGTCAGAGCATCGACCGCCGCCACATCCACCTGCCCGAGCCCATCAAGGCCCTGGGCAACTACGAGGTGGAGCTGCGCCTGCACCGCGACGTCATCGCGAAGATCAAGCTCGAGGTCCTGCCGGAGTAATCCTCCGCGGGCTTCACTGAAGTGAGAAAGGGCCGTCCGGGGCAACCCGGGCGGCCTTTTCCTTTGCGCCCCACCCCGCCCGTCCGGTTCGCGCCCTTGTGAAACCGGCTGGCGACAAGCGCGTGGAGCGCCCCGGGCGCGGTGCGTATCCCGGAGCGGAAGGAGGCTCGCCCATGAGCACCACCGTCACCGCGCACCCCACCGATGAACACCGCCCGGACCTGGACTGGCTCCGCGTGGTGGCCATCCTCCTGCTGCACCTGTTCCACACCGGGATGATGTTCAACACCTGGGACTGGCACGTGAAGAGCGTCCGGGCCCTGCCGTGGCTGGAGCCGCCCATGGAGGTGCTGCACCACCTCCGCATGCCGCTGCTGATGTGCATCTCCGGCCTGGGCACGGCGTTCGCGCTGCGGCGGCGCTCGCTGGGCACCTTCGCTGGGGACCGCACGAAGCGGCTCCTGGGTCCGGTGCTGTTCGGCATGTTCGTCGTGGTGCCGCCGCAAATCTACGTGGAGCGGCTCCAGCGAGGGACGTTCCAGGGCAGCTACGCGGACTTCTACCCGTCCGTGTTCGGCTTCGTGCCCTACCCCGCCGGCAGCTTCAGCTGGCACCACCTGTGGTTCGTCATGTACCTCTTCGTCTACTGCATGCTCGCGCTGCCCCTCTTCGCGGCGCTGCGCACGGCGAGGGGCCAGGCCTGGCTCCAGCGCGCTGAGGCGTGGCTGAGCCAGGGCTGGAACATGGCGTGGCTGTTCCTGCCGCTCGCGCTCAACGAGGTGCTGCTGCGCCGCTTCCCCCAGACACACGCGCTGCTCGACGACCCGCGAGCCTTCATCCACTTCGGCCTCTTCTTCCTCGGCGGACACCTGCTGGGCCGGTGTCCTCGCGCCATGGAGCACCTGGTGGCCCGGCGCAAGGCGCTGCTGGGCGCCTGCGGCCTGCTCTTCGCCGTCATGGTGCCGCCGAACGAGTACGCCTTCCCGCTGGAGACGCTGGGCCGCACGGCGCTGCAGTGGCTCTTCATCCTCACGGCCCTGGCGTGGGCGCGGGCCTGCATCCACGTCCGCCGCCCCTGGCTCCGGTACGCGCGCGAGCGGGCCTACCCGTTCTACATCCTCCACCAGACTGTCATCGTCGTCGTCGGCTTCGCCATCGTCGACTGGCCCGTGGGCCCCTGGGGCCTCTTCATGGCGGTGCTCACGCTGACGTTCGGTCTCACCTGGGGCCTGTGTGAAGGGGTGGCCCGGGTGCCCTGGCTGCGGGCGTGCTTCGGGATGCCGGCCCGCTCGAAACAGGCCGCGCCCATCCCCGCCGCCCCGCTGCATACTGCCTGACGACGCCCATGACGCCCGCCCCGCCCCAGGCCCGCTCCGACTGGAAGTGGCCCCGCATCCGCGCGCGGCCGACGCTGGCGCTGTTCGGCTTCTGCCTGTTCTTCGGCCTGTGGCTGGGGCTCACGCTGTGGCTCACCATCCGCGCGGACGGCGGCACCCTACCGGCTGCCCGGCCCTTCCTCTGGGAAGTCACCGGATCGCTCGGCATCTGGGCCGTCATGCCCATCCTCTACACGGCGGTGCTCAACGCTCCGAGCCCTCGCGTGGGATGGGGGCGATTCCTGGGCATCCATGCCGTGGCCTTCGTGCTCTTCACCGGCCTGCACACCGCGCTGATGGTGGGGACGCGGCAGCTGCTGTACGCGCTGCTCGGCTGGGGCACCTACGACTATGGCGAGCTCGCCTTCCGCATCCCCATGGAGGCGCAGAAGGACCTCATCTCGTACACCGTCTCCGCCACGCTGTGGAGCTTCTTCCAGGCCTGGAAGGAGCGTCAGGCGAGGGCGCTGCGAGAGGCGGCGCTGGAAGGTGAGCTGCGCGCGGCCCAGCTCCAAGCCCTCACCGGGCAGCTCCACCCGCACTTCCTCTTCAACGCCCTGAACACCGTCAGCTCGGTGATGTACGAGGACCTCGCGCGCACGGACCGGCTGCTCAGCGACCTGGGCGGGCTGCTGCGCGCCAGCCTGGAGCGGCGCGAGGCCACGTGGACGCTGGCCGAGGAGCGCACCCAGGCCGCGCGCTTCGTGGCCCTGCTGGCCGCGCGCTTCGGCGAACGGGTGACGGTGCGCTGGGAGGTGGCTCCAGGCCTGGACGGCGCCCAGGTGCCCTGCTTCGCGCTGCAAGCGCTGGTGGAGAACGCGGTGAAGCACAACCAGGACAGGACCGAGCCCCTGGAGGTGCGCATCCGGGCCCGGGAGGACGGCGCCGGGTGGCGGCTGGAAGTGGAGGACACGGGGCGCGGCTTCGGCACGCCCTCGCCCGCGTCTGGCCCCGGCGTGGGGCTGGCCCACCTGGAGCGCATCCTGGCGCTGCTGCACGCGGGCCGTGCGCGGCTGGAACGAAGCCACGGCCCCGAAGGCGGCGCGCGCGTGTCGCTGTGGCTGCCCCGGGAGGCCGCGGCATGACGCGCTTCCAGGTGCTGGTGGCCGACGACGAAGCCCCCGCGCGGGCGAAGATGAAGCGCCTGCTGGCGGAGGACACGCGCTTCGCGCTCGCGGGCGAGGCGGCGGATGGGACCCAGACGTTGCGCCAGGTGAGCGCCCTGCGTCCGGACCTGCTGGTGCTCGACGTGCAGATGCCCGGCCTCACCGGCTTCGAGGTGCTGGAGGCCCTGGGCCCGGAGCATTGCCCGGCCGTCATCTTCTCCACCGCGTACGACGCCTTCGCGCTGGCGGCCTTCGAGGCGCAGGCCGTGGATTACCTGCTGAAGCCCTACGACGCGGAGCGCTTCGGCCGGGCGCTCGACAAGGCCCACGCGGTGCTGCGCAGCGGGATGCCGGACACCGCGCGGCTCCAGGCCCTGCTGGCGGAGTTGGGGCGGGCCCCCGCGGGCCGTCCGCTGGAGCGGCTGGTGGTGAAGGCGGGGGAGGCCTGGGTACCCCTGCCGCTGAAGGACGTCTGGCGCCTGTCGGCCGAGGACAAGTACGTGCGGCTCTACACGGGCCAAGGAGAACACCTGGTGCGACAGACACTCCGGGCCCTGGAGGAGCGGCTGGACCCCTCACGCTTCGTCCGGGTGCACCGGGGCGACATCGTCAACCTGGACGCGGTGGCCCGCCTGGAGCCGTGGAGCCACGGGGATGGAATCCTCGTCCTCAAGGACGGGAGCTCCGTCGTGCTCAGCCGCACCTGGCGTGAAGCGTTCCTCCAGAAGTGGGGACTGGAGGGGTAGGCGTCACTGCTACAGGTCTGTGGTAGCAAATTTGGTTGTGTCAGCCCTGCCTGTAGAGTGGGCGGGCTGCCATGGAGAACGTCCACGAGTTCAGAGAGGGTCGGAAGGTCCACGAGGACCTCGCCGCGGAGCGCGCCGTGCTGGGCGCTGTGCTGGCGGATAACACGCTCATCGCCGCGGTAGGCGAGGTCGTCCACCCAGAGGATTTCTCCAGCCCCGCACACGCCCAGATTTTCGAGGCGATGCTGAAGCTCGACGGCCAGTCGAGACAGGTGGACCACCTGACGCTGGCCGAGGAGCTGAAGGTGTTGGGCCACCTGGTGTCGGTGGGCGGCCCGGCCTACCTGATGCGTCTGGACCAGGTGGTGCCCATCGCGTCCAACGCGGTCCAGTACGCGCAAATCGTCAAGGACCAGGCCATCCGCCGCCGCCTGGCCCAGGCGGGCAGGGAGATCCAGGACCTCGCCAGCCAGGAGACGGGCGAGCTGGAGGTGCTGCTCGACGAGGCCGAGCGCAAGGTGTTCCTCCTCGCGGAGAAGAAGCGCGAGGGCGACCTGCGCCCGGTCAGCGAGCTGATGGAGCACACGCTCGACCTGCTGGACAAGATGAAGGCGGCGGCCACGGGCATCACGGGCCTGTCCACCGGCTACATCGACCTGGACAACCAGCTCACCGGCCTGCACGCCGGCGAGCTCATCATCCTCGCGGCGCGTCCCGGCATCGGCAAGACGTCCTTCGCGATGAACATCGCGGTGCACGCGGCGCTGAAGGAGAACAAGGCCGTCGGCATCTTCAGCCTCGAAATGCCCGCCGACCAGTTGCTGATGCGTCTGCTGGCCTCCACCGCGCGCGTGGACATGAAGAAGCTGCGCGGCGGCCGGCTGACGCCGCACGACGAGGAGAAGTTCCAGGAGATGGCGGGCGCGCTCTACAACGCGCCCATCTACATCGACGACTCGGGCGGCCTGTCCCCGTTCGACCTGCGCGCCAAGGCCCGCCGCGTGAAGCAGCGCGACCCGCGCCTGTCGCTCATCGTCATCGACTACCTCCAGCTCATGCATCAGAAGGGCAAGGTGGAGAGCCGCCAGTTGGAGGTCGCCGAAATCTCCCGCGCACTGAAGCAGCTCGCCAAGGAGCTGGAGGTGCCCATCATCGCGCTCAGTCAGCTCAGTCGAAAGGTGGAGGACCGCAAGGACGGCAAACCCCTGCTGTCGGACCTGCGTGAGTCCGGCTCCATCGAACAGGACGCCGACGTGGTGATGTTCATCCACCGTGAGACGACTGACGAGGGCCCCGACGGGCAGCCGGCGCAGCAGTCGAGCACCGTCATCCCCGTGGAGCTCATCGTCGCCAAGCAGCGCAACGGCCCCATCGGCTCCATCGACCTGGTGTTCCTGGCCGAGTTCACCCGCTTCGAGAGCCGGTCGAGGACCGATTAGCGCGGCCTCACCCTACTCCGCGCCGGTCCGCAGGTAGCGCACCACCAGCGCGCGGGCCGAGCGCACCGCCGTCTCCAGCGTACGGCCCCGCCCCAGCTCCGTGGCCAGCGCGGAGGCCAGCCGGCACCCGGTGCCCCGGCGTCCGGGGGCACGCGCCAGCCTCTTGCCCTCCAGCACTCGCACGCGGCCCGGTGTGGCCAGTACGTCCGCCAGCCCCTGCGTGTCCGGCAAGTGCCCGCCCTTCACCAGCACCGCGCCAAAGCCGTGCCGTGCCAGTGCCTCCGCGGCCTCGACAGCCTCTTCCACCGTGCGCGCGACGGGTCGTCCCAGCAGCCAGCCCGCTTCATCCAGGTTCGGCGTGAGCACCACGCGCGGCGCGGCCAGGGCCAGGTAGGCCCGTGCGGACAGGCGCGTCAGCGGCTCGCCCCGGGAGGTGCGCACCACCGGGTCCACCACCCACCACGCGCCCGTGTCCTCCAGGGCCCGCTGCGCGGCCTCGAGCTGCGCGCGAGC from Myxococcus xanthus encodes the following:
- a CDS encoding 50S ribosomal protein L25/general stress protein Ctc, producing the protein MSVNTSTLEAKPREGSGKGVARRLRAQGLIPAVVYGKHLEKPVHISVDPKAVRQAINTPHKFNTLIQIKVEGGDRQVLLKDYQMEPVTRAILHADFLDVRANEQVKVNVPLVLSGRAQGVADGGLLTQARREIEVWSLPGAIPERIEVDVTPMKIAEVLHINDVKLPEGVSVKTNVNYTLAVISAPEAVEAGPAAAAAAAAPAKDAKAAPAKDAKAPAKK
- the pth gene encoding aminoacyl-tRNA hydrolase gives rise to the protein MKLIVGLGNPGREYERHRHNIGFMVVEALLSRARAQLNQEKFAAKVGQGTLAGERVLFVEPQTFMNLSGRSVAEAARFFKVPVADVLVIHDELDLPLGRLQLKAGGGSGGHNGLKSIVASLGDEGFIRLRFGIGKPEGPNARERVSGYVLSNFDDGERRELETLTDRAMDMTEIWIREGLSVAMNRFNRKA
- the rpsF gene encoding 30S ribosomal protein S6 yields the protein MAETQAATRLREYETIFLVKPDLTDDNVDKLKERVRGIVSREGGKVIRFTVWGKKKTLFPVAKQPRAIYVHTHFLGGAKLVAEIERNLRNLDEVTRYISVKLADEVDPETRPVLEDVKLAGDVEETRPGAPAEREGGFRSEGAEEQGGDSEEESSEEA
- the rpsR gene encoding 30S ribosomal protein S18, whose translation is MSNGTDSKTASAPAARSGGGFGGGGSRGGDRGDRGDRGGDRGDRGGGLGGDDDKRGGGRGFGRKKVCRFCAEKNASVDFKDQATLKYFVTERGKIIPRRISGNCAKHQREVAVAIKRARGIALLPYNAVVG
- the rplI gene encoding 50S ribosomal protein L9 gives rise to the protein MKVILREDIENLGKSGELVTVKDGFGRNFLLPRKKAVLASEQNLRQLEHEKSVIAARNAKLKGAAEEQAKKIGAIKVSIKRRVGDQDKLFGSVTALDIAEAVAAEGQSIDRRHIHLPEPIKALGNYEVELRLHRDVIAKIKLEVLPE
- a CDS encoding acyltransferase family protein gives rise to the protein MSTTVTAHPTDEHRPDLDWLRVVAILLLHLFHTGMMFNTWDWHVKSVRALPWLEPPMEVLHHLRMPLLMCISGLGTAFALRRRSLGTFAGDRTKRLLGPVLFGMFVVVPPQIYVERLQRGTFQGSYADFYPSVFGFVPYPAGSFSWHHLWFVMYLFVYCMLALPLFAALRTARGQAWLQRAEAWLSQGWNMAWLFLPLALNEVLLRRFPQTHALLDDPRAFIHFGLFFLGGHLLGRCPRAMEHLVARRKALLGACGLLFAVMVPPNEYAFPLETLGRTALQWLFILTALAWARACIHVRRPWLRYARERAYPFYILHQTVIVVVGFAIVDWPVGPWGLFMAVLTLTFGLTWGLCEGVARVPWLRACFGMPARSKQAAPIPAAPLHTA
- a CDS encoding sensor histidine kinase, which codes for MTPAPPQARSDWKWPRIRARPTLALFGFCLFFGLWLGLTLWLTIRADGGTLPAARPFLWEVTGSLGIWAVMPILYTAVLNAPSPRVGWGRFLGIHAVAFVLFTGLHTALMVGTRQLLYALLGWGTYDYGELAFRIPMEAQKDLISYTVSATLWSFFQAWKERQARALREAALEGELRAAQLQALTGQLHPHFLFNALNTVSSVMYEDLARTDRLLSDLGGLLRASLERREATWTLAEERTQAARFVALLAARFGERVTVRWEVAPGLDGAQVPCFALQALVENAVKHNQDRTEPLEVRIRAREDGAGWRLEVEDTGRGFGTPSPASGPGVGLAHLERILALLHAGRARLERSHGPEGGARVSLWLPREAAA
- a CDS encoding LytR/AlgR family response regulator transcription factor, giving the protein MTRFQVLVADDEAPARAKMKRLLAEDTRFALAGEAADGTQTLRQVSALRPDLLVLDVQMPGLTGFEVLEALGPEHCPAVIFSTAYDAFALAAFEAQAVDYLLKPYDAERFGRALDKAHAVLRSGMPDTARLQALLAELGRAPAGRPLERLVVKAGEAWVPLPLKDVWRLSAEDKYVRLYTGQGEHLVRQTLRALEERLDPSRFVRVHRGDIVNLDAVARLEPWSHGDGILVLKDGSSVVLSRTWREAFLQKWGLEG
- the dnaB gene encoding replicative DNA helicase, with translation MENVHEFREGRKVHEDLAAERAVLGAVLADNTLIAAVGEVVHPEDFSSPAHAQIFEAMLKLDGQSRQVDHLTLAEELKVLGHLVSVGGPAYLMRLDQVVPIASNAVQYAQIVKDQAIRRRLAQAGREIQDLASQETGELEVLLDEAERKVFLLAEKKREGDLRPVSELMEHTLDLLDKMKAAATGITGLSTGYIDLDNQLTGLHAGELIILAARPGIGKTSFAMNIAVHAALKENKAVGIFSLEMPADQLLMRLLASTARVDMKKLRGGRLTPHDEEKFQEMAGALYNAPIYIDDSGGLSPFDLRAKARRVKQRDPRLSLIVIDYLQLMHQKGKVESRQLEVAEISRALKQLAKELEVPIIALSQLSRKVEDRKDGKPLLSDLRESGSIEQDADVVMFIHRETTDEGPDGQPAQQSSTVIPVELIVAKQRNGPIGSIDLVFLAEFTRFESRSRTD
- the thiD gene encoding bifunctional hydroxymethylpyrimidine kinase/phosphomethylpyrimidine kinase translates to MSARVLLLAGLEPTGRAGLLADVAAVRALRGQPVAVPTAQTAQGVRTFTWTASPPRVLSAQVAAARELGPVHAVKCGMVPARAQLEAAQRALEDTGAWWVVDPVVRTSRGEPLTRLSARAYLALAAPRVVLTPNLDEAGWLLGRPVARTVEEAVEAAEALARHGFGAVLVKGGHLPDTQGLADVLATPGRVRVLEGKRLARAPGRRGTGCRLASALATELGRGRTLETAVRSARALVVRYLRTGAE